The Hyperolius riggenbachi isolate aHypRig1 chromosome 3, aHypRig1.pri, whole genome shotgun sequence genome window below encodes:
- the PDCD7 gene encoding programmed cell death protein 7, whose translation MERRPQRERGPWERPHYNSEHSPQPDPFQQPRSHAVPRAGPHSECPRNRPQAPQPRDIQDQQHQRPEHGQGGNPMFGDSRQRLSQQDRRQGGNNVERLSQHEFGHRDNAISRGQKEHGQGGKLMFGGPPGPRLPQQDHGQSTSPMFGGSAGQRLLQQDHGQSSNPIFGSSPGQGPPQQDYRQGNNVMFGGPNQRLPQHGQGGNPMTGGPSGQRLSQQEHGQGGNLMFGGQQEHGQGSISTFGGPPWQKVPQQDHGKSSNLISGGPPGQRLPQQDYRQSSHLISGGPPGQRLTEQDYGQSSNQVFAGPPGQKMPQHLPQDHGQSRNVMFGGPEQRLPQQAHGQGSSVMFGGPGERPSQQEHGQGSHLPFGGLGQRLLQPGGMEPEKYHHEASQAVIPQQGGVQPAIFPRVDVSHHGGKHSNGPVHAGSHLGRTEQRIFPQNTQQSECKQSGNAHFGGILLEGPPPNMTHHKGPHQDTDKTESSQHGNWGVQNTPLSRDYKQGISLQSPQPEIFNPAASMNKLPPNDLFHFRPSAPGIAQPRPPQLQPVPVQNPQFPNNPVPGHFNFPPPFHGPHTNHCIVPSPQMSAAIPAFHPPPSQVDVVFNGPQRENKREVSHLPTQIQHPEGFLNPEQFKLHTEERFENAAVSNVHGQGDHLHQEMRPGLRPQPFASSEMECVQNNPFVSKTTTQIHDTHISKQEIMDGPRDLQAVHQHFNERRESSFHQNRPSEMLMVKEDPTDMGMFQQWLSNFLAFKRKKFTPRTDSVQSVSITEARGLIYDALSLVSQLRSLCQTLENKEDGESWTRDYEKAKDIRVVLQRKMKELEKPRYIQSVKQKLDRVRKKRLRMQQRRLDKEEEEKEAAERAAEKEAKIDSWRMRCIHEVEERKKERELKTVADSVLGEVRKKQSDAKKMLEVLKSLEKLRKLRKEAAARKGVSPPTSADETFKNHINRLRTMVHKRTALYDAEEKTLRVILEGEQEEERQRDKDKRMRKMKEKVMQKQRELDSILFGDDELLPSHHPLQPFRQYYLQAEHSVVSLVQIRHEWDRFLTPPDRPDASSIPQGWVLPVLPSSEAWATALKQAE comes from the exons ATGGAGAGGAGACCGCAGCGCGAACGCGGCCCGTGGGAAAGGCCTCATTATAACAGCGAGCATTCACCTCAGCCGGATCCGTTCCAGCAGCCCCGGAGCCATGCGGTTCCCCGGGCAGGACCGCACTCGGAGTGTCCACGCAACCGGCCGCAAGCGCCGCAGCCCCGGGACAtccaagatcagcagcaccagaGGCCCGAGCATGGGCAGGGTGGTAACCCGATGTTTGGGGATTCGAGGCAAAGACTGTCTCAACAGGATCGTAGGCAGGGCGGCAATAACGTGGAAAGACTGTCTCAGCACGAATTTGGGCATCGAGACAATGCTATAAGTAGAGGTCAGAAAGAGCATGGGCAGGGTGGCAAGCTAATGTTTGGAGGTCCTCCTGGGCCACGACTCCCTCAGCAGGACCATGGGCAAAGCACCAGTCCGATGTTTGGaggttctgcagggcaaagattgCTTCAGCAGGATCATGGGCAGAGCAGCAACCCAATATTTGGAAGTTCTCCTGGACAAGGACCGCCTCAACAGGATTACAGACAGGGCAACAATGTGATGTTTGGTGGTCCCAATCAAAGACTTCCTCAGCATGGTCAGGGCGGCAACCCAATGACGGGAGGTCCTTCTGGGCAAAGATTGTCTCAGCAAGAACATGGGCAGGGAGGCAACCTAATGTTCGGAGGTCAGCAAGAACATGGGCAGGGTAGCATTTCAACGTTTGGAGGCCCTCCTTGGCAGAAAGTGCCTCAACAGGATCATGGGAAGAGCAGCAATCTGATATCTGGAGGTCCTCCTGGGCAAAGACTGCCTCAGCAGGATTATAGGCAGAGCAGCCATCTGATATCTGGAGGTCCTCCTGGGCAAAGACTGACTGAGCAGGATTATGGGCAGAGCAGCAATCAAGTGTTTGCAGGTCCTCCAGGTCAAAAAATGCCTCAGCATTTGCCTCAGGATCATGGGCAGAGCCGCAATGTGATGTTTGGAGGTCCTGAACAAAGATTGCCACAGCAGGCTCATGGGCAGGGCAGCAGTGTGATGTTTGGAGGTCCTGGAGAGAGACCGTCTCAGCAGGAGCATGGGCAGGGTAGCCATCTGCCTTTTGGGGGTCTTGGTCAAAGACTTTTGCAACCTGGTGGCATGGAGCCTGAAAAGTACCATCATGAAGCATCCCAGGCAGTGATCCCCCAGCAAGGAGGTGTTCAGCCAGCCATATTTCCAAGGGTGGATGTTTCACATCATGGAGGAAAGCATTCCAATGGTCCTGTCCATGCTGGTTCCCATTTGGGTAGGACAGAGCAAAGGATATTTCCGCAAAACACTCAGCAGTCTGAGTGCAAGCAATCCGGAAATGCACATTTTGGAGGAATTCTTCTTGAAGGACCACCCCCAAATATGACACATCATAAAGGTCCTCATCAAGACACAGATAAAACTGAAAGTTCCCAGCATGGAAATTGGGGTGTACAAAACACTCCCCTGTCTAGAGATTATAAACAAGGAATTTCTTTGCAAAGTCCTCAGCCTGAAATATTTAATCCTGCAGCATCTATGAATAAACTTCCACCAAATGATCTGTTCCACTTCAGACCATCAGCCCCTGGCATTGCTCAGCCTAGACCTCCACAGTTGCAGCCAGTACCTGTTCAAAACCCCCAGTTCCCTaacaatcctgttcctggtcatttcaatttcccccctccttttcatgGACCCCATACCAATCATTGTATTGTGCCTTCCCCTCAGATGTCTGCTGCAATTCCTGCTTTTCATCCTCCCCCTTCTCAAGTGGATGTTGTCTTTAATGGTCCTCAAAGAGAAAACAAACGGGAGGTCTCACATCTTCCAACACAAATTCAACATCCAGAAGGCTTTTTGAATCCAGAGCAATTTAAGCTTCACACCGAAGAAAGGTTTGAAAATGCAGCAGTTTCTAATGTTCATGGGCAGGGTGACCATCTACATCAGGAGATGAGACCTGGGCTTAGACCACAACCCTTTGCATCTTCTGAAATGGAATGTGTGCAAAATAACCCATTTGTCAgtaaaactaccacccaaatacaTGATACACATATTTCTAAACAAGAGATTATGGATGGCCCAAGGGATTTGCAGGCTGTGCACCAACATTTTAATGAGAGACGAGAAAGCAGTTTTCATCAAAATAGACCCAGTGAGATGCTGATGGTTAAAGAAGATCCAACAGATATGGGCATGTTCCAGCAGTGGTTGTCTAACTTCTTGGCATTCAAAAGAAAGAAGTTTACCCCCAGGACTGACTCTGTTCAGTCAGTCTCCATAACTGAGGCCCGTGGTCTCATATACGATGCTTTGAGTCTTGTGTCACAGCTTAGGTCCTTGTGTCAGACTTTGGAAAATAAGGAAGATGGGGAGTCATGGACTAGGGACTATGAAAAAGCGAAGGATATAAGGGTAGTTCTGCAGAGAAAGATGAAGGAACTGGAAAAGCCCAGGTACATTCAATCTGTTAAACAGAAACTGGATAGAGTTCGTAAGAAAAGGCTTCGCATGCAGCAGAGAAGGCTTgacaaggaagaggaggaaaaggaggCAGCAGAACGTGCTGCAGAAAAAGAGGCCAAGATTGATAGTTGGAGGATGCGGTGCATCCATGAAGTTGaagagagaaaaaag GAGAGAGAACTTAAAACTGTTGCTGACAGCGTTCTTGGAGAAGTGAGGAAAAAACAAAGTGATGCCAAAAAAATGTTGGAAGTGCTGAAATCTTTGGAGAAGCTGCGGAAACTGAGAAAAGAGGCAGCTGCCAGAAAGG GTGTCAGTCCTCCAACGTCTGCAGATGAAACATTTAAAAATCACATCAACAGGCTTCGCACCATGGTCCACAAACGCACTGCGCTGTATGACGCAGAAGAGAAAACCCTGCGGGTCATCCTGGAGGGAGAGCaagaggaggagaggcagcgagACAAAGACAAGAGAATGAGAAAAATGAAGGAGAAAGTTATGCAAAAACAACGAGAGCTTGACTCCATACTGTTTGGAGATGATG